The Vespula vulgaris chromosome 2, iyVesVulg1.1, whole genome shotgun sequence genome has a segment encoding these proteins:
- the LOC127072888 gene encoding transcriptional repressor protein YY1-like, with protein MARECTEEGLVLTAMVVGVDDHVTLTSQGRLSRDRPRPAILISNMASAEINMASSDIITEVEPEIQEVEIETIPVEIPCETVETTIEGDDGQPMIALQPLPEPGREEIILQTQEEIVGADPLSVYDQIPVPENDIYVESSPGPSRKGTKKARKGGASRFRTSDHAIFGEMGSETKARKWEQKQVQIKTLEGEFSVTMWASGTDDDEGSNPEPDPDYTEYMTGKSNTKFNHSGSSVSDGMPGLDLSDPKQLAEFARPGHKLKVRKPPVMDGVERTIACPHKGCTKMFRDNSAMRKHLHTHGPRVHVCAECGKAFVESSKLKRHQLVHTGEKPFQCTFEGCGKRFSLDFNLRTHVRIHTGDRPYVCPFDGCSKKFAQSTNLKSHILTHAKAKSRNAIGRQVQQIQLQQPQFVQVEVADVDNQQFIVYAD; from the exons ATGGCGCGAGAATGCACGGAGGAGGGTCTCGTACTTACGGCAATGGTGGTAGGAGTCGACGATCACGTGACACTTACGTCGCAGGGCCGCTTGTCGCGCGACCGTCCGAGGCCAGCCATTTTGATTAGTAACATGGCGTCAGCGGAGATTAATATGGCGTCCTCGGACATAATAACCGAAGTGGAGCCTGAAATCCAGGAGGTCGAAATCGAAACGATACCGGTGGAAATACCTTGCGAAACGGTGGAAACGACTATCGAAGGGGACGATGGACAGCCGATGATCGCATTGCAACCATTACCGGAACCAGGCCGCGAAGAAATCATTCTACAGACGCAAGAGGAAATCGTCGGCGCCGATCCACTGAGCGTGTACGATCAGATACCCGTACCAGAGAACGACATTTATGTCGAATCGAGTCCTGGACCATCGAGGAAGGGTACGAAGAAAGCTAGAAAAGGTGGAGCTTCCAGATTTCGAACGTCCGATCACGCAATATTCGGTGAGATGGGCTCGGAAACGAAAGCAAGAAAGTGGGAGCAGAAGCAAGTGCAAATCAAAACCCTTGAGGGAGAATTCTCGGTGACAATGTGGGCATCTGGAACGGATGATG ATGAAGGCTCTAATCCAGAACCTGATCCAGATTATACTGAATATATGACCGGCAAGTCGAATACAAAGTTTAATCATTCGGGGAGTTCTGTTTCTGATGGAATGCCAGGTCTCGATTTATCAGATCCTAAACAACTGGCAGAATTTGCCAGACCAGGACATAAGTTGAAAGTACGCAAACCACCTGTTATGGATGGTGTGGAACGTACGATTGCTTGTCCTCACAAAGGCTGCACAAAAATGTTTCGAGATAACAGTGCTATGCGTAAGCACTTACACACACATGGTCCTAGAGTACACGTATGCGCAGAGTGTGGAAAGGCTTTTGTCGAAAGTTCAAAATTGAAGAGGCATCAGTTGGTGCACACGGGAGAAAAACCTTTTCAATGTACATTCGAAGGGTGTGGCAAGAGATTTAGCCTTGACTTTAATTTGCGTACCCATGTCAGAATCCACACAGGTGACAGACCATACGTTTGCCCATTTGATGGATGTAGCAAAAAGTTTGCACAATCCACGAACCTTAAATCGCACATATTGACCCATGCAAAGGCTAA